The proteins below are encoded in one region of Acidithiobacillus ferrooxidans ATCC 23270:
- the hypA gene encoding hydrogenase maturation nickel metallochaperone HypA, with product MHELSLCEGILQILEEQSRTQGFIQVHRVCLEIGALASVEPEALRFHFDVVTQGTLAEGSHLEIVTVPAQAWCLPCGEKVSVGQYFDACPQCGSRQLQVIAGEELRIQQLEVE from the coding sequence ATGCATGAACTCTCCTTGTGCGAAGGTATTCTCCAGATCCTGGAGGAACAATCCCGGACCCAGGGCTTTATCCAGGTACATAGGGTTTGCCTGGAGATCGGCGCCCTGGCCAGCGTGGAACCGGAGGCATTGCGCTTCCATTTCGATGTGGTCACGCAGGGCACCCTGGCCGAAGGATCCCATCTCGAGATCGTGACGGTGCCTGCCCAGGCGTGGTGTCTTCCCTGCGGCGAAAAGGTCTCCGTCGGGCAATATTTCGATGCCTGCCCCCAATGCGGCAGTCGTCAGCTTCAGGTCATCGCGGGAGAGGAGTTGCGTATCCAGCAATTGGAGGTGGAATGA
- a CDS encoding mannose-1-phosphate guanylyltransferase/mannose-6-phosphate isomerase yields MNPLIPVILSGGAGTRLWPLSRQSHPKPFLQLPDGETLLQKTLQRALALPGVTRFLTVTNREYYFQTRDVYAQVPGAAEREAFFLLEPVGRNTAPAIAAAALQAEALVGPEATLLVLPADHLVQDQAAFATAVARAQRLAEEGYLVTFGVPPVWPETGYGYIEGGEALTRSGEMLGFAVRRFVEKPDAATAAAFLAQGDYTWNSGMFCFRADAFLSALARHQPQVSEDTRAAWTEGRSETDFRELTPAFAQVTDISVDYAVMEHADRVAVVPGDFGWSDIGSWTSFGALIPEDSSGNRVLGESVLEDAQHCIVHSADRLTALLGVEDLIVVDTPDALLVARKDRDQDVKRIVAELRHRGHDAGNLHRTVHRPWGTYTVLEEGSRFKIKRILVKPGAALSLQMHHHRSEHWIVVSGTAKIVNGGVDHLVQTNESTYIPAGTPHRLLNPGVIDLVMIEVQSGEYLGEDDIVRFDDRYGRAP; encoded by the coding sequence ATGAATCCGCTGATCCCCGTCATCCTCTCCGGCGGCGCCGGCACGCGGCTCTGGCCCCTGTCGCGCCAGAGCCATCCCAAACCCTTCCTGCAATTGCCCGATGGCGAGACGCTGCTGCAAAAGACCCTGCAGCGGGCGCTGGCCCTGCCGGGAGTGACCCGTTTCCTCACCGTGACCAACCGGGAGTATTACTTCCAGACCCGGGACGTCTATGCGCAGGTGCCTGGAGCGGCGGAGCGGGAGGCATTTTTCCTGCTGGAGCCGGTGGGCCGCAACACGGCGCCGGCCATCGCCGCCGCCGCCCTGCAGGCGGAAGCCCTGGTCGGGCCGGAAGCCACCCTGCTGGTGCTCCCCGCCGATCATCTGGTCCAGGATCAGGCCGCCTTTGCCACCGCCGTCGCCCGGGCGCAGCGTCTGGCCGAAGAAGGCTATCTGGTGACCTTCGGTGTCCCCCCCGTCTGGCCGGAGACCGGTTATGGTTACATCGAAGGTGGGGAAGCCCTGACCCGGAGCGGCGAGATGCTGGGTTTTGCCGTGCGCCGCTTTGTCGAAAAACCCGATGCGGCTACCGCTGCGGCTTTTCTGGCCCAGGGGGATTATACCTGGAACAGCGGCATGTTCTGCTTCCGCGCGGATGCGTTTTTATCCGCCCTTGCGCGCCATCAGCCACAGGTCAGCGAGGATACCCGCGCCGCCTGGACCGAGGGGCGCAGCGAGACGGATTTCCGTGAACTGACGCCGGCATTCGCGCAAGTGACGGATATCTCGGTGGATTATGCCGTCATGGAGCACGCCGATCGGGTAGCGGTAGTGCCGGGCGATTTCGGCTGGAGCGACATCGGCTCATGGACGTCTTTCGGCGCCCTGATCCCCGAGGATAGCAGCGGTAACCGGGTGCTGGGGGAAAGTGTGCTGGAGGATGCGCAACACTGCATCGTCCATAGCGCGGACCGCCTGACCGCCCTGCTGGGCGTGGAGGATCTGATCGTGGTGGATACACCCGACGCGCTCCTCGTCGCCCGCAAGGACCGCGATCAGGATGTGAAGCGGATCGTCGCCGAGCTCCGGCACCGCGGTCACGACGCCGGCAATCTGCACCGCACCGTCCACCGACCCTGGGGTACCTACACGGTGCTGGAGGAGGGCTCCCGCTTCAAGATCAAGCGCATTCTGGTCAAACCGGGTGCGGCGCTCTCTTTGCAGATGCATCACCACCGCAGTGAACACTGGATCGTGGTCTCGGGCACCGCCAAGATCGTCAACGGCGGCGTGGATCACCTGGTTCAGACCAACGAGTCCACCTATATCCCCGCCGGCACCCCCCATCGTCTGCTCAACCCCGGCGTCATCGATCTGGTCATGATCGAGGTGCAGAGCGGCGAGTATCTGGGCGAGGACGATATCGTGCGCTTCGACGACCGCTACGGACGGGCACCTTGA
- the rfbC gene encoding dTDP-4-dehydrorhamnose 3,5-epimerase translates to MKVEALSIPEVLLIAPKVFGDVRGFFMESWNRRAFAAAGLDLDFVQDNHSRSQQGVLRGLHYQIHQPQGKLVRVVSGAVFDVAVDLRRSSPHFGRWAGATLSAENQQMLWVPPGFAHGFYVLSESADFLYKTTEFYAPEAERCVIWNDPDIAIDWPLVDGKPPLLATKDAAGLPLSASETFP, encoded by the coding sequence TTGAAAGTCGAAGCCCTCAGCATCCCCGAGGTTCTCCTCATCGCCCCCAAGGTTTTCGGTGACGTCCGGGGATTTTTCATGGAAAGCTGGAATCGACGCGCCTTCGCTGCGGCCGGGCTGGACCTCGACTTCGTGCAGGACAACCACAGCCGCTCCCAGCAGGGCGTCCTGCGCGGGCTGCACTATCAGATTCATCAGCCCCAGGGCAAACTGGTACGTGTCGTGAGCGGTGCGGTTTTCGACGTGGCGGTGGATCTACGCCGCTCCTCGCCACACTTCGGACGATGGGCTGGCGCCACACTCTCCGCCGAAAATCAGCAGATGCTCTGGGTACCTCCTGGTTTCGCCCACGGCTTTTACGTGCTCAGCGAGTCGGCGGACTTTCTCTACAAAACCACGGAGTTTTATGCCCCGGAAGCGGAGCGCTGCGTGATCTGGAACGACCCGGATATCGCCATCGACTGGCCCCTGGTGGATGGTAAGCCACCCCTGCTGGCCACCAAGGATGCCGCCGGGCTGCCTTTATCGGCGAGTGAGACCTTTCCGTGA
- the hypB gene encoding hydrogenase nickel incorporation protein HypB: MMCTTCGCGGSEVKIEGHDHDEGNRRHRHGDESQPAHVHAPGMDGRRMVRIEQDILAKNQRHADANRRHLAERGIFALNLVSSPGSGKTTLLVRTVEALQHRLPVAVIEGDQQTARDAERIRATGVTALQINTGKGCHLDAHMVGHALEQLQPAVGGALFIENVGNLVCPAAFDLGEGHKVVVLSVTEGEDKPLKYPDMFHAADLMLLNKVDLLPYLEFDVDVCIDYARRINPKLSVLQVSAIRGDGMTAWLDWIERGAGLASAAIR; this comes from the coding sequence ATGATGTGTACCACATGTGGTTGCGGCGGTAGCGAGGTGAAGATCGAGGGGCACGATCATGACGAGGGTAACAGGCGGCATAGGCATGGAGACGAATCCCAGCCGGCCCACGTTCATGCCCCTGGCATGGACGGACGGCGCATGGTGCGGATCGAGCAGGACATTCTGGCCAAGAATCAGCGCCACGCTGACGCCAACCGCCGCCATCTGGCCGAGCGGGGTATCTTTGCGCTGAACCTGGTCTCCAGCCCCGGATCGGGCAAGACCACGCTGCTGGTGCGCACCGTCGAGGCCCTGCAGCACCGGCTGCCGGTGGCGGTGATCGAAGGGGATCAGCAGACAGCGCGGGATGCCGAGCGCATCCGTGCCACCGGAGTGACCGCATTGCAGATCAACACCGGCAAGGGTTGCCACCTGGACGCCCACATGGTGGGACATGCACTGGAACAGTTACAGCCCGCCGTCGGCGGGGCGCTTTTCATCGAAAACGTCGGGAACCTGGTCTGCCCGGCGGCGTTTGATCTGGGGGAAGGCCACAAGGTGGTGGTGCTGTCGGTAACCGAAGGGGAGGACAAGCCCCTCAAATATCCGGATATGTTCCATGCCGCCGACCTCATGCTCCTCAACAAGGTCGACCTGCTCCCCTATCTGGAATTCGATGTGGACGTCTGCATCGACTATGCCCGACGGATCAACCCCAAACTCTCGGTCCTGCAGGTTTCCGCCATCCGCGGCGACGGCATGACCGCATGGCTGGACTGGATCGAAAGGGGCGCCGGGCTGGCATCGGCCGCCATACGGTAA
- a CDS encoding GDP-mannose 4,6-dehydratase codes for MKLLLTGANGFVGQYVQAALPGVPLPDGLDLRDRAALTAAVAAIQPEAVLHLAAQSFVPAAFENPHETFDINFTGTLNLLEALQSSGFMGRMLFVGSGDTYGQVSEADLPVREDHPLRPRNPYAVSKVAAEALCYQWSQTSGFEIVMVRPFNHIGPGQSPRFAIADFARQVMEIRMGRRAPVLQVGDIDVTRDFTDVRDVVRAYTLLLEKGQNGGIYNVCSGREYRIRDLLRQLLTLAGVEATIERDPARLRPAEQRRMVASFDALHRDTGWQPAIPMEESLQDLLNDWEKSPQ; via the coding sequence ATGAAACTCTTGCTTACCGGCGCCAACGGCTTCGTCGGCCAGTATGTGCAGGCGGCCCTGCCCGGCGTGCCGTTGCCCGATGGACTGGATCTGCGCGACCGCGCAGCCCTGACTGCCGCGGTGGCCGCCATTCAGCCGGAAGCCGTCCTGCATCTGGCGGCCCAGAGCTTCGTGCCCGCCGCCTTCGAGAACCCCCATGAGACTTTTGATATCAATTTCACGGGCACCCTGAATCTGCTGGAGGCGCTGCAGTCCTCCGGATTTATGGGGCGCATGCTCTTTGTCGGCTCGGGCGATACCTATGGACAGGTCTCGGAGGCCGATCTGCCGGTGCGCGAGGATCATCCCCTGCGTCCCCGCAACCCCTATGCCGTGAGCAAGGTGGCCGCCGAGGCGCTCTGCTACCAGTGGAGCCAGACTTCCGGCTTCGAGATCGTCATGGTGCGGCCCTTCAACCATATCGGCCCCGGCCAGAGCCCGCGCTTCGCCATCGCCGACTTCGCCCGGCAGGTGATGGAGATCCGCATGGGTCGCCGCGCACCGGTCCTGCAGGTGGGCGATATCGACGTCACCCGTGATTTTACGGATGTGCGCGACGTGGTACGCGCCTACACCCTCTTGCTGGAAAAGGGTCAGAACGGCGGCATCTATAATGTCTGCTCCGGACGGGAATACCGTATCCGCGACCTGCTCCGGCAATTGCTCACCCTTGCCGGTGTCGAAGCCACCATCGAGCGGGACCCGGCCCGCCTGCGTCCGGCTGAGCAGCGACGCATGGTTGCGAGCTTTGATGCTTTACATCGGGACACCGGCTGGCAACCGGCGATTCCCATGGAAGAGAGCCTTCAGGATTTACTCAACGACTGGGAGAAATCACCGCAATGA
- the gmd gene encoding GDP-mannose 4,6-dehydratase → MTKHALITGITGQDGAYLAQWLLEKDYTVYGLIARRGTDTTGRLHELGIADQVRLLDGDLIDLSSMIRAMEKSQATEVYNLGAQSFVATSWDQPILTAEVTGTSVVKMLEAIRIVNPQARFYQASTSEMFGQIQEPLQSERTPFHPRSPYGVAKLYGHWITVNYRESFGLHASSGILFNHESPLRGTEFVTRKITLALARIRQGVQDVLELGNLDSKRDWGYAGDYVRAMWLMLQQEQPDDYVIATGETWTVRTFVEKAAAHAGFDLEWRGEAEKTQGVDRRSGKVIVRVNPAFYRPAEVDILIGDPGKAQQKLGWKREVGFDALVRMMAEADLRRVAGEVVE, encoded by the coding sequence ATGACGAAGCACGCCCTCATCACCGGCATCACCGGCCAGGACGGCGCCTATCTGGCGCAATGGTTGCTGGAAAAAGACTATACGGTCTATGGCCTCATCGCCCGCCGCGGCACCGATACCACCGGCCGGTTGCACGAACTGGGCATCGCCGATCAGGTGCGCCTGCTGGACGGCGACCTCATCGATCTGTCCTCCATGATCCGCGCCATGGAAAAGTCCCAGGCGACGGAAGTCTATAACCTGGGCGCCCAGAGCTTTGTGGCCACCTCCTGGGATCAACCGATTCTGACCGCAGAAGTCACCGGCACCTCTGTGGTCAAGATGCTGGAGGCCATCCGCATCGTCAACCCCCAGGCGCGTTTCTATCAGGCATCCACCAGCGAGATGTTCGGGCAGATTCAGGAACCGCTCCAGTCCGAACGCACGCCCTTTCATCCCCGCAGCCCCTATGGCGTCGCCAAGCTCTACGGCCACTGGATCACCGTCAACTACCGCGAGAGCTTCGGCCTGCATGCCTCCAGCGGCATCCTCTTCAACCACGAATCCCCCCTGCGCGGCACCGAGTTCGTCACCCGCAAGATCACCCTGGCGCTGGCGCGCATCCGTCAGGGCGTACAGGACGTGCTGGAGCTGGGCAATCTCGACAGCAAACGCGACTGGGGTTATGCGGGCGACTATGTGCGCGCCATGTGGCTGATGCTGCAGCAGGAGCAGCCCGATGATTATGTCATCGCTACCGGCGAGACCTGGACGGTGCGCACCTTTGTCGAGAAGGCCGCCGCCCATGCGGGATTCGATCTGGAGTGGCGGGGCGAGGCGGAAAAGACCCAGGGCGTCGATCGCCGGAGCGGCAAGGTCATCGTCCGCGTCAACCCGGCCTTCTACCGCCCCGCCGAGGTGGACATCCTCATCGGTGATCCCGGCAAGGCCCAGCAGAAGCTGGGCTGGAAGCGCGAAGTCGGCTTCGATGCCCTGGTGCGGATGATGGCCGAAGCCGACCTGCGGCGCGTGGCGGGAGAAGTTGTGGAATGA
- a CDS encoding HypC/HybG/HupF family hydrogenase formation chaperone: protein MCLAVPVRVERLLDNEMAVVGIGGLRKEISLALVDGVREGDYVILHVGYALTRLDPEEAERTLALFAELAARLDGREGTER from the coding sequence ATGTGCCTGGCGGTCCCCGTGCGGGTTGAACGATTGCTGGACAACGAGATGGCGGTGGTCGGGATAGGCGGCCTGCGCAAGGAGATCTCCCTGGCCCTGGTGGACGGCGTCCGGGAGGGCGATTACGTCATCCTCCACGTGGGCTATGCTTTGACCCGGCTGGACCCGGAAGAGGCCGAACGGACCCTGGCCCTTTTCGCGGAACTGGCCGCCCGGCTGGACGGCAGGGAAGGAACCGAGCGGTGA
- the rfbA gene encoding glucose-1-phosphate thymidylyltransferase RfbA, whose protein sequence is MHRKGIILAGGSGTRLYPLTQTVSKQLMPVYDKPLIYYPLATLMLAGIREMLVISTPDDLPRFRQLLGDGSQWGLSFAYAEQARPEGLAQALLIAEDFLAGSPSALVLGDNVFYGHELSETLQAANARDTGATIFAYHVANPRAYGVVEFDADHQAVGLEEKPDVPRSCYAVTGLYFYDGSGSRMAREIQPSARGELEITDLNRLYLQEKRLQVEVLGRGTAWLDTGTHADLLNAGQFIRTLEERQGLKVACPEEIAYRMGYIDGEALSRLAAPLQKSGYGDYLLRVLSEGCRP, encoded by the coding sequence ATGCATCGTAAAGGGATCATCCTCGCCGGCGGTTCCGGTACCCGACTCTATCCGCTGACCCAGACCGTCAGCAAGCAGCTCATGCCGGTCTATGACAAGCCCCTCATCTACTATCCCCTGGCAACTCTCATGCTGGCGGGCATCCGGGAGATGCTCGTCATCTCCACTCCCGACGATTTGCCGCGTTTTCGGCAGTTGCTGGGAGATGGAAGCCAATGGGGCCTGTCTTTCGCGTATGCGGAGCAGGCACGCCCGGAAGGGCTGGCCCAGGCTTTGCTGATTGCCGAGGATTTCCTGGCGGGGAGCCCCTCCGCGCTGGTGCTCGGCGACAATGTCTTCTACGGTCACGAACTCAGTGAAACGCTACAGGCCGCCAACGCCCGCGATACCGGCGCCACCATCTTCGCCTACCATGTCGCCAATCCGCGTGCCTATGGCGTCGTCGAGTTCGATGCCGACCACCAGGCCGTCGGTCTCGAAGAAAAACCGGACGTTCCGCGCTCGTGCTACGCGGTAACCGGGCTGTATTTCTATGACGGAAGTGGCAGTCGGATGGCCCGGGAAATCCAGCCCTCGGCGCGCGGCGAACTGGAGATCACCGACCTCAACCGCCTCTACCTGCAGGAAAAACGTCTACAGGTGGAGGTGCTCGGTCGCGGTACGGCCTGGCTCGACACGGGCACCCACGCGGATCTGCTCAACGCCGGCCAGTTCATCCGCACCTTGGAAGAACGCCAGGGACTCAAAGTCGCCTGTCCCGAAGAAATCGCCTACCGCATGGGCTACATCGATGGCGAAGCCCTCAGCCGCCTCGCCGCTCCGTTGCAGAAAAGCGGCTACGGCGACTATCTGCTGCGGGTTCTCAGCGAAGGGTGTCGGCCTTGA
- a CDS encoding MFS transporter, whose product MNRQSGLPTANVPPVPVADRQRGHALGAAMLGMLLDGYDLSIMAVVLLPLHSAWHLHATETGPLMAMALLGSLLGGLAGGVFTDRFGRRRLLFPNIFLYVIGALVSALSPDVPVLFLGRFLTGLAIGLDYPLVATIVAEYSQSTNRGNRFARVNLAWYVGALLSTGIGWALLFTGDDSWRWMLGSAVVPACALLWLRRGLPESPRWLARNGHVDAARAALARLSPESTPAELGAQLATFQGHRQSWRVLLRKVWLRRLLLSIFPWFCLDVVGLGIGLYFPLVLRSNGLASSNGAAAAINAVFLVISALGILYILSRLDRWGRIPLQSAGFGMMSLGLALFALCSWNGWIAGIYGGAAVYSLGVGIGPGVTVFALAVEIFPTELRASAAGLATGLSRLGAFVSALLFPIFEKSWGIPLVLLVMALVSLLGMFTTLIYGVESRQKSLEDLERVDAPVATP is encoded by the coding sequence ATGAATAGACAAAGTGGCCTGCCCACAGCAAACGTCCCCCCCGTGCCTGTTGCCGACAGGCAACGCGGCCACGCCCTGGGCGCCGCCATGCTGGGGATGCTGCTCGACGGCTACGACCTCAGCATCATGGCGGTGGTGCTCCTCCCCCTGCACAGCGCCTGGCATCTGCACGCGACCGAGACCGGCCCGCTCATGGCCATGGCGTTACTCGGGTCTTTGCTGGGAGGCCTGGCGGGCGGCGTCTTCACCGACCGGTTCGGTCGCCGCAGGCTGCTGTTCCCAAATATATTCCTCTACGTCATCGGGGCCCTGGTCAGCGCCCTCAGCCCGGATGTCCCCGTGCTTTTTCTGGGCCGCTTTCTGACCGGGCTGGCGATTGGCCTCGACTATCCGCTGGTGGCCACCATCGTTGCGGAATACAGCCAGTCCACCAATCGGGGAAACCGTTTCGCCCGGGTAAATCTGGCCTGGTATGTCGGCGCTCTGCTGTCCACCGGCATCGGCTGGGCCCTGTTGTTTACTGGCGACGACTCCTGGCGCTGGATGCTGGGGAGTGCAGTGGTCCCCGCATGTGCCCTGCTCTGGTTGCGGCGCGGCCTGCCGGAGTCGCCGCGCTGGCTGGCGCGCAACGGGCATGTCGATGCGGCCCGCGCGGCCTTGGCCCGGCTGTCCCCAGAGAGCACACCCGCCGAACTCGGCGCACAGTTGGCGACTTTTCAGGGGCATCGCCAGTCGTGGCGGGTGCTGCTGCGTAAAGTCTGGTTGCGTCGGCTGCTGCTCAGCATCTTCCCCTGGTTCTGTCTGGATGTGGTGGGCCTGGGCATTGGCCTGTATTTTCCCCTGGTGTTGCGCAGCAACGGCCTCGCCAGCAGTAACGGAGCTGCCGCCGCCATCAACGCCGTCTTTCTGGTGATCTCCGCTCTGGGCATCCTCTATATTCTCTCCCGCCTCGACCGCTGGGGCCGGATCCCCCTGCAAAGCGCCGGGTTCGGCATGATGTCTCTCGGCCTGGCGCTGTTCGCGCTGTGCTCCTGGAATGGCTGGATTGCCGGGATTTATGGCGGTGCTGCGGTCTATTCCCTGGGGGTGGGCATCGGTCCGGGAGTGACGGTTTTCGCGCTGGCCGTGGAAATTTTTCCGACGGAGTTGCGTGCGAGCGCGGCGGGGCTGGCGACGGGACTTTCCCGCCTGGGAGCCTTCGTTTCGGCGCTCTTATTTCCGATTTTCGAGAAAAGCTGGGGCATACCGCTGGTGCTGTTGGTCATGGCCCTGGTGTCTCTGCTGGGAATGTTCACCACCCTCATCTACGGGGTGGAATCGCGGCAGAAAAGCCTGGAAGATTTGGAACGCGTGGATGCGCCGGTGGCAACGCCCTGA
- a CDS encoding TonB C-terminal domain-containing protein yields the protein MPSLRPIGWDEAIGFFAPLSDVLFRIRWFGAAAPAGMTRVLRLRPEDLDTLFPWVLLSVAINMLVWLLLLGGLEMSLPPKTPVNSLVEISLMPNLLHPRMTSPARPAPRRPDGDLPISREHAPATAPAAARAIALNAYLKDWEGRIMALAQKRLLGGSHPAVPQGRVVVAVTIAPDGRLLAIEMQQGLRNAALVHAVDTIIRQAAPFPPLPAIWQSPPTPLRIVRTWSFE from the coding sequence ATGCCCTCGCTGCGGCCGATTGGTTGGGATGAAGCCATAGGATTCTTCGCGCCGCTATCGGACGTTCTGTTCCGGATACGTTGGTTTGGCGCCGCCGCACCTGCCGGTATGACGCGCGTCCTGCGTTTGCGGCCGGAAGACCTTGATACCCTGTTCCCCTGGGTCTTGCTCTCCGTGGCCATCAACATGCTGGTCTGGCTGTTGCTGCTGGGCGGGCTGGAGATGTCTCTGCCGCCAAAAACGCCCGTCAACTCGCTGGTGGAAATTTCCCTGATGCCGAACCTGCTCCATCCCCGAATGACCTCCCCCGCGAGGCCCGCGCCGCGCCGCCCGGACGGTGATCTTCCCATCAGCCGGGAGCATGCACCGGCAACGGCACCGGCGGCAGCGCGGGCAATCGCACTGAATGCCTATCTGAAGGACTGGGAAGGCCGGATCATGGCTCTGGCCCAGAAACGTCTCCTTGGGGGAAGTCATCCCGCCGTACCTCAGGGTCGCGTCGTCGTCGCCGTCACCATCGCCCCCGACGGGCGGCTGCTGGCGATCGAGATGCAGCAAGGACTGCGGAATGCCGCGCTGGTACATGCCGTCGATACGATCATCCGGCAGGCGGCCCCCTTTCCACCTCTGCCCGCCATCTGGCAATCCCCACCCACGCCGCTGCGTATCGTGCGCACCTGGAGCTTCGAATAA
- the hemB gene encoding porphobilinogen synthase, producing MNPFNPSSGHEPRRLRRHPAMRRMLREHHLRATDFILPVFLVEGEGVRTEISSMPGVFRHSIDSALQLCAEAVARGVSGVLLFGVLEEHCKDATGSVSWDAEGLVQRAIRAIRSGYPQLLIIADACFCEYTAHGHCGVLDAGGDRDDYATLENLQRQAISYAEAGVDVVAPSGMVDGMVMAIREALDAARHPQVGILSYAVKYASAFYGPFRDAADSAPQFGDRKGYQMDPANRREAFREMALDIQEGCDMVMVKPAMAYLDVIRDLRERCDLPVLAYQVSGEYSMLQAAARAGWLDLQSSVLESLLGIKRAGADAIITYYALAAADWLG from the coding sequence ATGAACCCGTTCAATCCGTCGTCCGGCCACGAGCCACGACGCCTGCGTCGCCATCCGGCCATGCGCCGGATGTTGCGTGAACACCATCTGCGCGCCACCGATTTCATCCTCCCGGTTTTTCTGGTGGAAGGCGAAGGCGTCCGCACGGAAATCTCTTCCATGCCCGGCGTTTTCCGCCACAGCATCGACTCCGCGCTGCAACTCTGTGCGGAGGCGGTGGCGCGGGGTGTCTCCGGGGTGCTGCTGTTTGGCGTCCTGGAGGAGCACTGCAAGGACGCCACCGGCTCCGTCTCCTGGGACGCGGAGGGGCTGGTGCAACGGGCGATTCGCGCCATCCGCAGCGGATATCCGCAATTGCTGATCATTGCCGACGCATGCTTTTGCGAATACACCGCCCACGGCCATTGCGGTGTGCTGGATGCGGGCGGTGACCGGGACGATTACGCCACCCTGGAAAACCTGCAGCGGCAGGCCATTTCTTATGCGGAAGCGGGGGTGGACGTCGTCGCCCCTTCGGGCATGGTGGACGGCATGGTGATGGCGATCCGCGAGGCGTTGGACGCAGCGCGGCATCCGCAGGTCGGCATTCTGTCCTATGCGGTCAAATACGCCAGCGCTTTTTATGGTCCTTTCCGCGATGCGGCCGACAGCGCGCCCCAGTTCGGGGACCGCAAAGGCTATCAGATGGACCCCGCCAACCGGCGTGAGGCCTTTCGCGAAATGGCGCTGGACATCCAGGAGGGCTGCGACATGGTGATGGTGAAGCCCGCCATGGCGTATCTGGATGTCATCCGTGACCTTCGCGAGCGCTGCGACCTGCCGGTGCTGGCGTATCAGGTGTCCGGTGAATACAGCATGCTGCAGGCCGCCGCCCGGGCCGGCTGGCTGGATCTGCAGAGCAGTGTCCTGGAATCCCTGCTCGGCATCAAAAGGGCCGGGGCCGATGCCATCATCACCTATTATGCCCTCGCTGCGGCCGATTGGTTGGGATGA
- the hypD gene encoding hydrogenase formation protein HypD produces the protein MKYVDEFRDATLGRGLARAIAAEVSSHRDYHLMEFCGGHTHAIARHGIPDLLPANVHLIHGPGCPVCVLPIGRIDSAIALALDHGVILCTYGDVLRVPASERRSLLQARAAGADVRMVYSSLDALRIARENPDREVVFFAIGFETTTPPTAAVLRQAKATEVKNFTAFCNHVLTPAAIRGILDSTAPEGTRLDGIIGPSHVSTVIGSRPYEFVAEEYHRPVVIAGFEPLDVMQSILMLIRQINAGQAEVENEFTRAVRRDGNPKAQSLIAEILEPRPAFEWRGLGSIPRSALRINAAYGDFDTERRFSIPYRAVADHKGCECGAILRGTKEPRDCRLFGTACTPENPVGSCMVSSEGACAAHYTYGRHRD, from the coding sequence GTGAAATATGTCGACGAGTTCCGTGACGCCACCTTGGGCCGCGGTCTGGCGCGCGCCATCGCCGCCGAGGTATCTTCCCACCGGGACTATCATCTGATGGAGTTTTGCGGGGGCCACACCCATGCCATAGCCCGCCATGGCATCCCAGACCTCCTGCCGGCCAATGTCCACCTGATCCACGGACCCGGGTGCCCGGTCTGCGTCCTGCCCATCGGCCGCATCGACAGCGCCATCGCCCTGGCGCTGGATCATGGCGTCATCCTCTGCACCTACGGCGATGTGCTGCGCGTCCCGGCATCGGAACGCCGGAGCCTGCTCCAGGCTCGCGCCGCCGGAGCCGATGTCCGCATGGTCTATTCCAGCCTGGATGCCCTGCGCATCGCGCGGGAAAATCCGGATCGGGAGGTGGTCTTCTTCGCCATCGGGTTCGAGACGACCACCCCGCCCACCGCCGCGGTCCTCCGCCAGGCCAAAGCCACGGAGGTCAAAAACTTCACGGCATTCTGCAACCACGTGCTGACCCCTGCCGCCATCCGCGGCATCCTGGATTCGACCGCGCCAGAGGGCACGCGGCTGGACGGCATCATCGGGCCGTCCCATGTCAGCACCGTGATCGGCAGCCGACCCTATGAGTTTGTCGCGGAGGAGTATCATCGGCCGGTGGTGATCGCGGGCTTCGAGCCTCTGGATGTGATGCAGTCCATCCTCATGCTGATCCGCCAGATCAATGCCGGACAGGCGGAAGTGGAGAACGAATTCACCCGCGCCGTGCGTCGCGACGGCAACCCCAAGGCCCAGTCGCTGATAGCCGAGATCCTGGAACCGCGGCCCGCCTTCGAGTGGCGTGGCCTCGGCAGCATCCCCCGCAGCGCACTGCGCATCAACGCCGCCTACGGCGACTTCGACACCGAGCGCCGTTTTTCCATCCCTTACCGGGCGGTGGCCGACCATAAGGGCTGCGAGTGTGGCGCCATTCTGCGCGGCACCAAGGAGCCCCGAGACTGCCGACTCTTCGGCACCGCCTGCACGCCCGAAAACCCTGTGGGTTCCTGCATGGTCTCCTCGGAGGGTGCCTGCGCCGCCCACTACACCTATGGTCGCCATCGGGATTAG